A genomic region of uncultured Paludibaculum sp. contains the following coding sequences:
- a CDS encoding sulfite exporter TauE/SafE family protein: MTLWHALPVAAAAFAAGMINSVAGGGTVLTFPTLVWVGLSPVTANATSTVAIWPGALGSMWGYRENIRHAERRLVLLVIPSVTGGILGAWLLRFTPPALFATLVPYLILFATVLFMVQGPIQRWLGLHQPGETHKTARWLTGAMVFQFFVALYGGYFGAGIGILMLAALSIMGLYDIHQMNGLKNFFGLCINGVAALYFVVMRMVYWPDVAVMAIAAIAGGYGGAGLARRLGPTFVRRAVVAIGFGMAISLFIKH; this comes from the coding sequence CTGGCATGCCCTACCCGTCGCCGCCGCCGCGTTCGCTGCAGGCATGATTAATTCCGTCGCGGGCGGTGGCACCGTTCTCACCTTTCCAACCCTCGTCTGGGTGGGCCTTTCCCCCGTCACCGCCAACGCCACCAGCACCGTTGCCATATGGCCCGGAGCCCTCGGTAGCATGTGGGGCTACCGCGAGAACATCCGCCACGCCGAACGCCGGCTCGTGCTCCTCGTCATCCCCAGCGTCACTGGCGGCATCCTGGGCGCCTGGCTGCTCCGCTTCACGCCACCCGCCCTGTTCGCGACCCTCGTGCCCTACTTGATCCTGTTCGCCACAGTGCTCTTCATGGTGCAGGGGCCCATCCAACGGTGGCTCGGCCTCCACCAGCCTGGCGAAACTCACAAGACCGCCCGCTGGCTCACGGGAGCTATGGTCTTCCAGTTCTTCGTCGCCCTCTACGGAGGCTACTTTGGCGCCGGCATCGGCATCCTCATGCTCGCCGCCCTCAGCATCATGGGCCTCTACGACATCCACCAGATGAACGGCCTCAAGAACTTCTTTGGCCTCTGCATCAATGGCGTCGCCGCCCTCTACTTCGTCGTCATGCGCATGGTCTATTGGCCCGATGTCGCTGTCATGGCCATCGCTGCCATCGCCGGAGGATATGGCGGAGCCGGCCTCGCCCGCCGCCTCGGCCCCACCTTCGTCCGCCGCGCCGTCGTCGCCATCGGCTTTGGCATGGCCATCTCTCTCTTCATCAAACACTAG
- a CDS encoding PadR family transcriptional regulator gives MGDKTDKQGELLQGTLDLLILKTLTRGPKHGYAIVEWIQQTSESILRVEEGALYPALHRLELKGWLSSDWGVSENKRRAKYYALTPSGLHALESATESFNRLTGAVQRILQTA, from the coding sequence ATGGGAGACAAAACAGACAAGCAAGGCGAGCTTCTCCAGGGCACTCTCGACCTGCTCATCCTCAAGACCCTCACCCGCGGCCCGAAGCACGGCTACGCCATCGTGGAGTGGATTCAGCAAACCTCCGAGAGCATCCTACGCGTGGAGGAAGGCGCCCTCTATCCCGCCCTCCACCGGCTTGAGCTGAAAGGCTGGCTCTCGTCCGACTGGGGCGTCTCCGAGAACAAACGCCGTGCGAAATACTACGCTCTGACGCCTTCTGGCCTCCACGCGCTCGAATCCGCCACCGAGTCCTTCAACCGCCTCACCGGCGCCGTCCAGCGCATCCTGCAAACCGCCTAG